In Thermodesulfovibrio thiophilus DSM 17215, a single genomic region encodes these proteins:
- a CDS encoding DsrE family protein produces the protein MAKLKVLFHVNENEKWNVALGNITNLIKDVGEDNADIVVLANGASVSAYVDDEKIKIMKALSEKGVKFIACRNSLKKMCADNVICINEDKLPSFVTVVPAGITEIIKKQQEGYAYVKP, from the coding sequence ATGGCAAAGCTTAAAGTTTTATTCCATGTAAATGAAAATGAAAAATGGAATGTGGCTCTTGGAAATATTACAAATCTTATTAAAGATGTGGGAGAAGATAATGCTGATATTGTAGTTCTTGCCAATGGTGCTTCTGTCTCTGCTTATGTTGATGATGAGAAGATTAAGATAATGAAAGCCCTTTCTGAAAAAGGTGTAAAATTTATTGCATGCAGAAACTCTCTAAAAAAGATGTGTGCAGATAATGTGATCTGTATAAATGAAGACAAATTACCTTCCTTTGTAACGGTGGTTCCAGCTGGAATTACAGAAATTATAAAAAAACAGCAGGAAGGTTATGCTTATGTAAAACCATGA
- a CDS encoding N-acetylmuramoyl-L-alanine amidase, producing MSRIFIILFLLIPLSWTWAEERFQIKDIRYYELSQGVRVVVETNGVVEFARGQLKNPERVFFDIKKSLLNKEARKEFLVNNSVVNKIRVGQFDTSTVRIVFELLKPDYEFKVIQLENPFRIVIDIYLKGGSKQSLKELEKKKESKISLKRTIVIDPGHGGKDPGAIGPTGLKEKDVVLDVALKVRELLRSDPQYDIVLTRDQDIFIPLNKRTEIANKINADLFISIHANASTNSYARGVETYLLNWTDDEEAIRVAARENAISVKKMKQLKGELGFMLASLEREAKRDDSVRLAGYIHNSMADELKNDFSRHNNGVKQALFYVLVGAQMPSCLLEISYISNPEEERLLDDESYRMKIAQSLVEGIKNYFIKTDQIKKVKYTKHNSSPVKTNTKKIQNKKEKTNL from the coding sequence ATGTCCAGAATTTTTATAATTTTATTCTTATTAATTCCTTTATCCTGGACATGGGCAGAAGAAAGATTCCAGATAAAGGATATACGATATTATGAACTTTCGCAGGGAGTAAGAGTAGTAGTTGAGACAAATGGAGTTGTTGAGTTTGCAAGAGGACAACTTAAAAATCCAGAAAGAGTTTTTTTCGATATAAAAAAGTCTCTTCTTAATAAAGAAGCCAGAAAAGAATTTTTAGTTAATAATTCTGTTGTTAATAAAATTCGTGTTGGTCAGTTTGATACTAGCACTGTAAGGATAGTATTTGAATTATTAAAACCTGATTATGAATTTAAAGTTATCCAGCTTGAAAACCCATTTCGAATAGTTATTGATATATATCTTAAAGGAGGGAGTAAACAATCATTAAAAGAACTCGAAAAGAAAAAAGAATCAAAAATTTCTTTAAAAAGAACAATTGTTATTGATCCAGGGCATGGAGGGAAAGACCCAGGAGCGATAGGTCCAACTGGGTTAAAAGAGAAAGATGTTGTTCTTGATGTTGCTTTAAAAGTAAGAGAACTTTTAAGATCTGATCCGCAATATGACATTGTACTGACAAGAGATCAAGATATTTTTATACCTTTAAATAAGAGGACAGAAATTGCCAATAAAATAAATGCGGACCTTTTTATTTCAATTCATGCGAATGCTTCTACAAATTCTTATGCTCGTGGCGTTGAAACATATCTGCTCAACTGGACAGATGATGAGGAAGCTATAAGAGTTGCGGCCAGGGAAAACGCAATTTCTGTGAAAAAGATGAAGCAACTCAAGGGAGAACTGGGCTTTATGCTGGCATCTTTAGAAAGAGAGGCAAAACGAGATGATTCTGTTCGCCTTGCAGGATATATTCACAATTCTATGGCAGATGAGCTAAAAAACGATTTTTCCAGACATAATAATGGAGTAAAACAGGCTCTTTTCTATGTACTGGTGGGAGCACAGATGCCTTCATGTCTTCTTGAGATTTCTTATATCAGTAATCCTGAAGAGGAGAGACTGCTCGATGATGAATCATACAGAATGAAGATAGCACAATCACTTGTTGAGGGGATAAAAAACTATTTTATAAAGACAGACCAGATTAAAAAAGTAAAATATACAAAACATAATTCTTCACCAGTTAAAACAAATACTAAAAAAATTCAAAATAAAAAAGAGAAGACAAACCTTTAG
- a CDS encoding AI-2E family transporter: MSPSRKYRLSLERNFYIWILLFFIGILGYINYQILKSFLASGGWAIVISLVFQPVFDYLTKFIKFKGVSALLTILLVIVLFLFPLLYISYQIVIEAGELIRGVNLFELVNNIMANPLLSKILERLSFITGSDITSIEIFIKNELGNLMKEGALKIAHGFSDIVNLVVNMVLTFFMAFFFLKDGEHFVKKIGEFLPFSEIDKVSIRRQIKNIVYTTFYGGILIAMLQGTILGVTFYFLDIPSSTLWGFATAVASFIPILGAFAVWGPTAFYLLAKGFIMKGIILAVVGALIISSIDNVLKPVIIKGKVKLPLIFIFLSVLGGIKVFGLIGFIIGPLVFSLFVSFLEILKNFIGGAEDV; encoded by the coding sequence ATGAGCCCATCAAGAAAATACCGACTTTCTCTTGAAAGAAACTTTTATATCTGGATTTTACTATTTTTTATTGGCATACTTGGTTATATTAATTATCAGATTCTTAAATCGTTTCTTGCATCAGGTGGTTGGGCTATAGTTATTTCTCTTGTGTTTCAACCTGTGTTTGACTATCTGACTAAATTTATTAAATTTAAAGGAGTGTCTGCTCTTTTGACCATATTGTTGGTAATAGTGCTGTTTCTTTTTCCGCTGTTGTATATTTCTTATCAGATAGTCATTGAAGCTGGAGAGCTGATAAGAGGAGTGAATCTATTTGAGCTGGTAAATAACATTATGGCTAATCCACTACTTTCAAAAATACTGGAAAGATTAAGTTTTATTACAGGTAGTGATATTACATCAATTGAGATCTTTATTAAAAATGAGCTTGGAAATCTGATGAAGGAAGGAGCTTTGAAGATTGCTCATGGTTTCAGTGATATAGTTAATTTAGTTGTCAATATGGTATTAACATTTTTTATGGCTTTTTTCTTTCTAAAGGATGGAGAGCATTTTGTTAAAAAGATTGGAGAATTTTTACCTTTTTCTGAGATAGATAAAGTTTCAATAAGGCGTCAAATTAAAAACATAGTTTATACAACTTTTTATGGAGGCATATTAATCGCGATGCTTCAGGGAACTATTCTTGGTGTAACTTTTTATTTTCTTGATATTCCTTCATCGACGCTCTGGGGATTTGCAACAGCTGTTGCATCGTTTATTCCTATTTTAGGAGCTTTTGCGGTATGGGGACCTACTGCCTTTTATCTGCTGGCGAAGGGATTTATTATGAAAGGTATAATTCTTGCAGTTGTAGGTGCATTAATAATAAGCTCGATTGATAATGTTCTTAAACCTGTTATAATAAAAGGTAAAGTAAAATTACCTCTTATATTTATTTTTCTTTCTGTTCTTGGTGGTATCAAGGTGTTTGGACTTATTGGATTTATAATTGGTCCGCTTGTTTTTAGTCTTTTTGTTTCATTTTTAGAGATTCTTAAGAACTTTATAGGAGGTGCGGAAGATGTTTGA
- a CDS encoding N-acyl-D-amino-acid deacylase family protein, which produces MNLFIENASILDGTGKDFFKANIGIKDDKIVYIGKEKFSAERIVNANGLILTPGFIDTHSHSEFTILAAPEAEGKITQGITTEINGNCGVSCSPMIGEVVERKLPELTSLELTPWNTIQEYISQLERVRPAINFATLCGHGNIRGSIIGYKNIKVKKKDIKKMKELLYKELLSGVKGLSTGLIYPPGMFADSEEILELARTLKKFKGIYTTHMRSEGDKLFAALEETILIGRMAGVSVHISHLKTSGKGNWWKIDSVLKMIEDVKKEGLKISADRYPYIASATDLDAMLPSWIVEGTRDDIIKRLRSDTVRKKIKEYLKQRGMDFLNSLLISDVAYEKDKKIEGKRLGELTDLESASQFICDILIRSNLYVGVIYFGMKEENLEKILSQPYVMIGTDSSARCSSGITAKGKPHPRGFGSFPRFIKKYILDRGLLSLQDSIRKITYLPAKTFRIGKRGLIKEGYCADIVIFNPAEIEDRATFTEPFNVSKGIKYVIVNGEIAVEDGTLTGKRNGKVLL; this is translated from the coding sequence ATGAATTTATTCATAGAAAATGCTTCTATACTGGATGGAACCGGCAAAGATTTCTTTAAAGCCAACATAGGAATAAAAGACGATAAAATTGTATATATTGGTAAAGAAAAATTTTCTGCTGAAAGAATTGTCAATGCAAATGGGTTAATTCTTACTCCTGGTTTTATTGATACTCACTCACATTCTGAGTTTACAATTCTTGCTGCTCCTGAAGCAGAGGGAAAGATTACTCAGGGAATTACTACTGAAATAAACGGTAACTGTGGAGTTTCCTGCAGTCCAATGATTGGAGAGGTTGTTGAAAGGAAACTTCCTGAGTTAACCTCACTTGAGCTGACTCCCTGGAATACTATTCAGGAATATATTTCTCAATTGGAAAGGGTCAGACCAGCAATTAATTTTGCCACTCTTTGCGGTCATGGAAATATCAGAGGCTCGATAATTGGTTATAAAAACATCAAAGTCAAGAAAAAAGACATTAAGAAAATGAAAGAACTTTTATATAAAGAGCTTTTATCTGGTGTAAAAGGGCTTTCAACTGGATTGATATATCCTCCTGGAATGTTTGCTGACAGTGAAGAAATTCTGGAACTTGCAAGAACTTTAAAAAAATTTAAAGGTATTTATACAACACATATGAGGAGCGAAGGAGATAAGCTTTTTGCGGCTTTGGAGGAGACTATATTAATTGGACGTATGGCAGGTGTTTCTGTTCACATCTCGCATCTTAAGACATCTGGAAAAGGAAACTGGTGGAAGATTGATTCAGTTTTAAAAATGATAGAAGATGTAAAAAAAGAGGGGCTTAAAATATCAGCAGACAGGTATCCTTATATAGCTTCTGCAACAGATCTTGACGCAATGCTACCATCATGGATAGTAGAAGGAACAAGAGATGATATTATAAAAAGACTCAGAAGCGATACTGTAAGGAAAAAGATTAAAGAATACCTTAAACAGCGTGGTATGGACTTTTTAAACAGTCTCTTAATTTCTGATGTTGCCTATGAAAAAGACAAAAAAATAGAAGGCAAAAGATTAGGTGAACTTACAGATTTAGAATCAGCCTCACAATTTATATGTGATATCTTAATTCGTTCAAATCTCTATGTTGGAGTGATTTATTTTGGAATGAAGGAAGAAAATCTTGAGAAGATTTTATCTCAACCCTATGTAATGATTGGTACGGATAGTTCTGCAAGATGTAGTAGTGGAATAACAGCGAAAGGTAAACCTCATCCAAGAGGATTTGGGAGTTTTCCGAGATTTATAAAAAAATATATTCTTGATAGAGGTTTATTAAGCCTTCAGGACTCAATTAGAAAAATTACATATCTACCTGCAAAGACCTTCAGAATTGGAAAAAGAGGTCTTATAAAAGAAGGTTATTGTGCAGATATAGTTATTTTTAACCCTGCTGAAATTGAAGATAGAGCTACTTTTACAGAACCATTCAATGTTTCAAAAGGGATTAAATATGTAATTGTCAATGGTGAAATTGCTGTAGAGGATGGTACACTTACAGGTAAAAGAAATGGAAAGGTTTTATTATGA
- a CDS encoding NifU family protein, whose amino-acid sequence MIDRAKVEQILGKIRVGLMADGGNIDLVDIKEDVIYVKLKGACGTCPMATLTLKNWVEKNLKTEIPEVKEVVAV is encoded by the coding sequence ATGATTGACAGAGCAAAAGTTGAACAGATTCTCGGCAAAATCAGAGTTGGTCTCATGGCAGATGGAGGAAACATTGATCTTGTTGATATCAAAGAAGATGTAATTTATGTGAAACTAAAGGGAGCATGTGGAACATGTCCAATGGCAACATTGACACTAAAAAACTGGGTTGAAAAGAATCTGAAAACTGAGATTCCAGAGGTTAAAGAAGTTGTAGCTGTTTAG
- a CDS encoding gamma-glutamyl-gamma-aminobutyrate hydrolase family protein: MKFIGITCSIDDKKLYLNRDYINSIVRLGFIPLVISPDMIIPSTSAPDTKEIIASEAIIHGLVEKISALIISGGGDINPEFYREKNIACKSLVPDKRVKAEIELLKIFIKTEKPVLGICYGMQLMNIFFGGTLYQNLETEINHTSNDHGIRVIDDFILNKGEFTVNSSHHQAIKSIGEGLKIFCMAKDGVIEGFYLKGHPFFVGVQWHPERHPGKASLVLWQSFSKKI, from the coding sequence ATGAAATTTATTGGAATTACTTGCAGCATTGATGACAAAAAGCTTTACTTAAACAGGGACTACATTAATAGTATTGTCAGACTTGGTTTTATCCCTCTTGTTATTTCACCAGATATGATCATTCCATCTACATCAGCCCCTGATACCAAAGAGATTATTGCTTCTGAAGCTATTATTCACGGTCTTGTCGAAAAAATATCTGCATTAATAATTTCAGGTGGAGGAGATATCAATCCTGAGTTTTATAGAGAGAAAAACATAGCATGTAAATCTCTTGTTCCTGATAAAAGAGTAAAAGCAGAGATAGAGCTCCTAAAAATTTTTATCAAAACTGAAAAGCCTGTTTTAGGAATATGCTATGGAATGCAGCTTATGAATATATTTTTTGGTGGAACTCTTTATCAGAATCTTGAAACAGAAATTAATCATACATCTAATGATCATGGAATTCGGGTAATTGACGATTTTATTTTAAATAAAGGAGAATTTACAGTTAATAGCTCTCATCATCAGGCTATTAAATCCATAGGAGAAGGGCTTAAGATATTTTGTATGGCAAAGGATGGAGTTATAGAAGGTTTTTATCTTAAAGGACATCCTTTTTTTGTTGGAGTACAGTGGCATCCTGAAAGGCATCCAGGCAAAGCTTCTTTAGTCCTTTGGCAATCTTTTTCAAAAAAGATATAA